The Arachis hypogaea cultivar Tifrunner chromosome 19, arahy.Tifrunner.gnm2.J5K5, whole genome shotgun sequence genome has a window encoding:
- the LOC112776065 gene encoding disease resistance-like protein DSC1 has protein sequence MDLQKLNLDNTNETENSFVKDQNYAHIESLLRTQPKEVQVIGVWGMGGIGKTTIAAAIFEEFSPKYEVNCFLANVREESSKHGFKYIFNKLLCELLQEDIHIDTPTIISSNIMSRLRHKKALIVLDDVNSSDLLDNLLGVGNDYLGVGSRVIVTTRDRHVLTCRAVDQILEVKEMNYHNSLKLFSLNAFNQIHPPENGFQELSKRAVAYAKGNPLALKVLGSFLRSKSEDDWDSALTKLKGTPDANVHKVLRLSFDELDDAEKNIFLDIACFFKGEEKYKVIMILNACGFHANIGIRNLLDKALITITKMKRIQMHDLIQEMGQEIVCEESAKIPGGQSRLWNPDEVCDILKNDKGTDAIESIFLDMTQTTDLHISSNAFRKMPNLRLLAFADSIGHGRRRTNNNLYLPTNLELPNSLRYIQWDGYPLKSLPSIGWPKNLVEISMPDSNVEKLWDGVQNLPSLEIINLRGSKRLIECPNFSATSNLKEVWFNFCESLTHVHPSIFSLEKLEFLAVYGCKELKSLCSSNCSPSLHTVVAYNCPNLQEFSVPILHQDSKIHLHLRSTPLKELPPSILHLKHLVNFSFPISKNLAKLSANFANQIMLSDISEHEQDAVATLHSVLPCPVFKHVKLLKFDNCHSLTELPDNISLLSSLVKLSFHKTNVIGLPESIKFLPQLKVLKVCHCEMLQFIPVFPPSVECLKVWDCKSLKTILSLESETPKQHAGTFIFLDCMNLDENSCNAILKDAIARTKCWMETILTSESEVSEEQRENEDHNVINFGKICYFFPIRGSILQEFFHDYSAQSSFSTKVPPSSNLCGFIFFLVLSGAQSCSTDELVINFECECYLETSWGESIHVASSAIVEWDCDMTIGYQLNVMQDHVLLWYDEECSKQIMETVKGREANTEKKSHFNAKMTVKLVARLPNKEEAMIKECGVRWIYSNVEAGSSREQRSKRIMEDED, from the exons ATGGATCTGCAGAAATTGAATCTCGATAATACAAATGAAACCGAAAACTCTTTTGTGAAGGACCAAAACTATGCACATATTGAATCTTTATTGAGAACCCAACCAAAAGAAGTTCAAGTAATTGGAGTCTGGGGCATGGGTGGTATAGGTAAGACAACCATTGCTGCTGCTATATTTGAAGAGTTCTCTCCCAAATATGAAGTCAATTGTTTCTTGGCAAATGTAAGAGAAGAATCATCAAAGCATGGATTCAAATACATATTCAATAAGCTTCTTTGTGAGTTACTACAAGAAGATATTCATATTGATACTCCCACAATCATATCCTCTAATATTATGAGTAGATTGAGGCACAAGAAAGCTCTTATTGTTCTAGATGATGTGAATAGTTCTGATCTTCTTGATAATTTGCTCGGAGTAGGAAACGATTATCTAGGAGTTGGTAGCAGAGTCATTGTGACAACTCGAGATAGGCATGTCCTTACATGTAGAGCCGTTGACCAAATTCTTGAAGTCAAGGAAATGAACTATCATAACTCCCTTAAACTCTTTAGCTTGAATGCCTTTAACCAGATCCATCCACCTGAGAATGGATTCCAGGAGCTATCGAAGAGAGCAGTTGCTTACGCCAAAGGCAACCCTTTAGCTCTAAAGGTTTTGGGATCGTTTCTTCGTTCCAAAAGTGAAGATGATTGGGATAGTGCCCTAACAAAATTGAAAGGAACTCCTGATGCAAATGTTCACAAGGTGTTGAGATTGAGCTTTGATGAATTGGATGATGCAGAAAAGAATATATTTCTAGACATTGCATGTTTCTTCAAAggggaagaaaaatataaagtaatAATGATATTGAATGCCTGTGGTTTCCATGCAAATATAGGGATAAGAAACCTTTTAGACAAGGCTCTGATAACAATAACCAAAATGAAGAGAATACAAATGCATGACTTGATACAAGAGATGGGTCAAGAAATTGTTTGTGAAGAGTCTGCTAAAATTCCTGGGGGACAAAGTAGATTGTGGAACCCTGATGAAGTTTGTGACATACTGAAGAATGATAAA GGGACTGATGCAATTGAAAGCATATTCTTGGACATGACTCAAACCACAGATCTACATATAAGCTCCAATGCATTCAGAAAGATGCCAAATCTAAGGTTACTTGCCTTTGCTGATAGCATtggtcatgggagaaggagaacCAACAATAATTTGTATCTTCCAACAAATCTTGAGTTACCTAATAGCTTGAGATATATTCAGTGGGATGGATATCCATTGAAATCTTTACCATCCATTGGTTGGCCTAAAAACTTGGTTGAGATTTCCATGCCAGACAGCAATGTCGAAAAACTTTGGGATGGAGTACAG AATTTACCAAGTTTAGAGATAATCAACCTTCGAGGCTCCAAGCGCTTGATAGAGTGTCCAAATTTCTCAGCCACCTCAAATTTAAAAGAAGTATGGTTCAATTTCTGTGAAAGCTTGACTCATGTTCACCCTTCTATTTTCTCTCTTGAGAAGCTTGAGTTTTTAGCTGTGTATGGATGCAAAGAACTCAAGAGCCTATGCAGTAGCAATTGTTCACCTTCTCTTCATACAGTGGTTGCCTATAACTGCCCTAATCTCCAAGAGTTCTCAGTCCCAATTCTGCATCAAGATTCCAAAATTCATTTGCATTTGAGATCAACTCCTTTGAAAGAACTTCCACCATCAATTCTGCATCTTAAACACCTTGTAAACTTCTCTTTTCCAATTAGCAAGAATCTTGCAAAACTTTCTGCAAATTTTGCTAATCAAATCATGCTTTCTGACATCAGTGAACACGAGCAAGACGCGGTCGCCACTCTGCATTCAGTACTACCCTGCCCTGTATTCAAACATGTAAAGCTTCTCAAATTTGATAATTGCCATAGCTTAACCGAACTCCCTGACAACATCTCTTTGTTATCATCATTAGTGAAACTAAGCTTTCATAAAACCAATGTCATAGGCTTACCTGAAAGCATTAAGTTTCTTCCACAACTCAAAGTTCTTAAAGTTTGTCACTGTGAAATGCTGCAATTTATACCAGTGTTTCCACCTTCTGTTGAATGTCTTAAGGTATGGGATTGTAAATCTTTGAAGACAATATTGAGTTTGGAAAGTGAAACACCCAAACAACATGCAGGTACTTTCATATTCCTGGACTGCATGAATTTGGATGAAAATTCATGCAATGCCATTCTGAAAGATGCTATTGCTAGGACAAAATGTTGGATGGAAACAATACTAACAAGCGAATCAGAAGTCTCGGAAGAACAACGAGAGAATGAAGATCATAATGTGATTAATTTTGGGAAGATCTGTTATTTCTTTCCTATAAGAGGTAGCATACTTCAAGAGTTTTTCCATGACTACTCTGCTCAATCTTCATTTAGTACTAAAGTGCCTCCAAGCTCCAATTTGTGTGGGTTCATTTTCTTCTTGGTTCTTTCTGGAGCACAATCATGCAGCACTGATGAACTTGTTATTAACTTTGAGTGCGAATGTTACTTGGAAACAAGCTGGGGAGAAAGTATCCATGTAGCAAGTTCCGCCATTGTCGAATGGGACTGCGATATGACCATTGGATACCAGCTGAATGTTATGCAGGATCATGTGTTGTTATGGTATGATGAAGAATGTTCAAAGCAGATAATGGAAACAGTTAAAGGAAGAGAAGCTAATACTGAAAAGAAGTCCCATTTTAATGCAAAGATGACAGTTAAGTTGGTTGCTAGGCTACCAAACAAAGAGGAAGCAATGATAAAAGAGTGTGGCGTCCGATGGATATATTCAAATGTGGAGGCAGGATCATCAAGAGAGCAGAGATCCAAGAGAATCATGGAAGATGAAGACTAG
- the LOC140182110 gene encoding uncharacterized protein, with the protein MAFLLPTTINKIPPVHLTPIFEMDSITERNWGGHVLSFIVKGITDYKEKKKKNECRNRKNFGDCKDGTNKRDNEKNREKRKKKTRNQKKKKRKASSTSSSETETTDSDSSTSESETQEDSEDSPRKQPSKKGKKTQSKKKKVVVEHSSSEEDQYYDGYNTSENEADLRSTEGRYVSSETIPDVNLESDDPSSQGRTEQSSVNKPAESMLSPVQQSASEPADSNMMVVREETPSEGLAILPIQVFVPVSQTTTVPEFEETPETDFEPTPLLQIEGTTKTTPESPPTT; encoded by the exons atggcgttccttttacCAACGACAATAAACAAAATCCCGCCTGTGCACCTGACCCCAATTTTTGAGATGGACAGCATAACGGAGCGAAACTGGGGAGGGCATGTTTTGAGCTTTATCGTCAAGGGCATAACCGActacaaggagaaaaagaagaag AATGAGTGCAGAAACAGAAAAAATTTTG gggattgtaaaGATGGCACAAACAAGAGagataatgaaaaaaatagagaaaaaagaaaaaaaaaaacaagaaatcaaaaaaaaaaaaaaaggaaggcaagttcaacatcgtcttcggagacagaaacaaCTGATAGTGAcagttctacctctgagtctgagactcaagaagactcagaggattcaccAAGAAAACAACCcagcaaaaaaggaaaaaa aacacaatccaaaaagaaaaaggttgttgttgagcattcatcttctgaagaagatcaATACTATGATGGGTACAAtacctc ggagaacgaagctgacctgcgatcgacagaaggtcgctatgtctcctctgaaac aaTACCGGATGTGAACTTggaaagtgatgatccttcctctcaaggacgcacAGAACAAAGTAGTGTAAATAAGCCGgcagagagcat gttgagtccggTTCAACAGTCAGCCAGTGAGCCggctgattcgaatatgatggttgtgagggaagaGACACCGTCGGAAgggcttgcaat actTCCGATTCAAGTTTTTGTGCCAGtgtcccaaacaaccactgtgcCGGAATTTGAAGAAACACCTgagacagattttgaaccaacccctctgctacaaattgaaggaactacaaaaac cactcctgaatCCCCCCCAACAACTTGA